The genome window ctgtacctaagttttgcctaTCTGTAGGAAATTTGATCATTAAATGGTAGGTTGAAGTTACagccttccatgagttgaggGTGGGTCGTCCAAGAATGGCATTGTAAGCGGACGAGCAGTCGACCACTAGGAATGTTATGTCCTTAGTGATTTACTGGGGTAATCACCTACCGTTACTGACAGCGTGACGGCACCAATGAGTAACACTCTCGTCCCTCTTAAACCAACGAGAGGGGCATTTACCGAGACCAACTGTTCTCTatcaatcctcatttgctgaAAAGCCAAGTAATATAGGATGTCTGCCGAACTGCCGTTATCGACTAAAACCcagtgcatgttgtagtctcctacTCGCAGGCTAACAACAAGCGCGTCGTCATGTGAGTGGTGCATCCTTCGAGCATCTTCTTCTAAGAATCAGATGATGGGGTTATCGATCCGTGCCATCTTGGGTACGGTGCCCGTAAGCTAGACGTTCTGGACCATTCTCAGGTAGGCCTTTCGAGCTTTTTTGGTTGACCCAGAAGTTGTCGTGCCccctacgatcatccttatgtctccAATGGGCGGCCTTGGGCGCTCATTCTCCCGTCGCAGGGCCTGCTCTTGGGGTGGATCCGCTTTTTCCTTGCTAACGAACCTTTGTAGCTTCCCCTATCTTATAAGAGCCTCTATCTGCTATTTCAGATCGTAACAGTCAGCTGTGTCGTGCCAATGGTCTTGATGGAAGCGGCGGTACTTGTCCCTTGGCCTCTTACTAGGATCTCCTTTCAGCTTGCCGGGGAACGTTAGGGCTCCTTTGTCTTTAATCTGCATTAAGACTTGATCTATTGGGGCAGTTAATggggtgaaacttgtgaactTCTCAGTGGGGGGTTTGAAGCGTCTATCATCCTGTCGTTCTCCGGTTCTAGCCATTTTTCGCCCCCTATCCTGCCGTGTGTCCTCCtgtctttccctttttttgggctttttctcACGAGCCAGCAATGCGTCTTCcgcgttcatatatttggtggccctgtaaagcacaTTCGACATGGTCTTGGGATCGTTCTTGTATAGAGAAAATAGAAACTTACCCATCTGTAACCCATTAGTGATTGCTGCTACGAGTATCTTGTCATCTGCTTCGTCAGTTGAGAGGGCCTTCTTATTGAAACGGGTTATGCAGGACCTCAACGTCTCGTCTTCCAGCTGCTTAATGTTCATCAGACATGTAGTAGACTTCTTGTATTTGTGCCCTCCAATGAAGTGCGAAGCGAATTGGGCGCTCAACTCCTTGAAGGAGCTAATGGAGTTGGCCGTCAGCTTGCTGGACCATATCCTTACGAGGTCTTTCAGCGTgatagggaaggccctacacatgatctcaTCTGGTATCCCCTAGATATGCATCAGAGTCTTGAAAGACTCCAAGTGATCCAAAGGGTCCTTGTTTCTGTCATAGTTCTCCACCTGTGGCATTTGAAACTTTGGCGATAGTGGGAAGGAATTGACGGATGTGGTGAAGGGTGAATCGGTTCGGTGGACTAAGTCGTCGAGATCACTAGAGACTCTTCCCTTGAGCACACTCATCATGCACTCCATCCGTTctttcatcatctgcatctcctCGACAATGTGGGGCGGGGCCGTATCGGCGATGAATGGCCGGCTCACATCTTCTCTATTCGGGGTCTTGCTTCCCTCTGGTCCCTCTTGGTTCCTGTGATCAGCACTAGCACCTTCTTGATCTTCCTCTTGGTTTCCTATTGCCGTGTTCTTCTATCGCAACTGTTCCTCTAGgctttggttttgtttagtGAGGCGCTCTACTGCCGCTGTAAGAGTTAGGACCTATCTCTCCAGGGCAGTAGGTCGTGGCTCGTCTTCTTGAACGTTGTTGGTGGTTGCCATCGAGCGTGTAAGTACTATGCAGCTCTTTGTCCGAGTAGCGTTTGTATGGCTTACAAGTCGCAGTCTTTCCCATAAATGGCGCCAACTGATAATGCCGTAaatatcaccagtgagccacacgatttttgcacgcccataatgATACTTACACAGCGAAgagagaagacctaacagagagtaCCGATGTGGTGCCGGTCGAATACCCTCCGAAgttcaagttagaactattctcacaactctagagtgttaaagaagggtaaattatgcgtaccttgatttgtgagggtattggggcttttatagtagtagaaagtcgacatctcttccttggtgtagaagtcttttccttataggaatcctcttgaatagtcccaaacgtgatggacaagacatttccttataGTGAAAATCTTCATTAATGCGCACATCTTTCGGAATCCTCTTCGTGTTTGGATTCCATTTACCTTGGGATTCTATAGTGGTTAAGTGTGTGTCACAAGTATTTTCCATCTAGGGTTTTTGGCTGCCACGTGGATGCTTGATCCGTTCCTGTTGCATCTGTTTATGCAGGATCTGTCCATAACAGACCTTTACACAAATTGGGCTCACCCTCTATCGACCCTCGGATGtgaatccgtcaggcccatttaATGGAGATCCGTCAACCTAGATTTTTACCCTCTTCAGTCACAAATATAATGTTTGAGGGATAAATTGTTGAAATgaatggtctgtttggattgagagagggagagtagagtagagtagtgTAAATCTGGctcaaaattagcttatttttagccaactttACACTACTTCTCTCCACTCTCCCTCCTTTCACCTCTATCCAAACGGCCAAAGAGTTGATAAATGAAATTGACacttaacttcttcttcttatttttaagATCATAGAGATTAAAGACAGCATAGGATTATAATTCTCAAACCCAGATATACCATTTTCTTGATAAGCAAATACATACACGAGGGACAGCTGGAGAGGAAAATGTGattctaaacaaattaacagCCCTCAAATGAAATGATACACTGATCATCAAGCTCCTCCTGTGGATCCCAACCAAGAACACGTGCCAGCCACTCATCATCATCGAAGTTCCCACCATCACAGCCGTTCATCATCATCCCATGATCAAATTCAAACCCAATTTTAATCTCCTGTGAACCAAgcttcttcttccctgtcccaGTGGGTCTCACGAACTCAATGCCAGCCATCACCGTGGACATCGAGTCCGACACCGATGCCCCACAGCTCTCACTCTTGGCGCCGTCACTGACGGCAACAACCGGCATCAACGGCAACTGAGACGGAAACTTGGCCGGGACCGAGGTGGTGGAAATATTAGAAGAGGTGGCCGTTGAGGTGGTGCACGTGATTTCTTTGTACAACTCTTGCATGACCTCCTCTATCAGCTCCTCTTTGACAGTGAACTCCGTTAACTCGCCGTCGCCGTCAAGCTCCTTCAACAGGTCTGTCAACTTAACGGCGAGGTCAGACTTTGGACTTTTCTCCATGGTAGTAGTAGTACTGTACTTTGTGAGTGTGGAGTGTGAGTGAGAAGTGAGAAGTGTGTGTGGAGCGTATGTAAAGGTGTTGAAGCATTGAAGAGAGAGTGCCACGTCTGCATGGAGGTTTGCCACGTAGGAAGGCAAGCTACTTGTTAACACTTACGTACGTGTCAATTGTATGCTGTGCTTGCCTAGTAACTGAAGAACCAAAGCTGACGATATGTATATGTTCATACTAGTATGACGTTAAATTGTACAGCCAAAACTATGTTCTGCTGGACAAGCAGTATCACATGAATCATGAATGCATGCATTCATATATTGTTTCCTTTTTCGAAAGAGgaaatttgttgggtttttttccCAGAGGATTCAGATGGGTTGGGTCAATTTTTGCtccctttttatatatttatccttattcaaaaaaaaaaatgaaaaaggaaatttGTATACACAATTTTTGCATCATAATTCTAATGTAGTTACAAtgaatttatgtaaaaataataaacaactaCATACAATCTAACATGTCaaagttatgacaaaaattgtaaaactaaaaaaatattttttaaaaaaatgaattgtttcaattgaatatatatatatatatatatatatatatatatgcaactCCTCTCTTTCGTACGTATGAATTTCATAAAACTGTGGGAGTGTGGGGTCCATGGTCCATACATTATAAGtggaaatatatattatgagagagagagagagagagagagagattattagtttctacccaaaaaaaaaagagagagagagagagattattagTTTTATTGGAAGTTCAGGAAAGGAAAGGCAAGGCGTTTTAGCTAATATGAATTTTGCGTCTATAACTTGctcttagggtctgtttggataaactgaaaattgaaaactgaaactgaaaactgaaaaatattgtaacaaaataatttttaaatgtgtgaatagtactgtgagactcatttttaatgaaaaagttgctgaaaagtaaaatttgtgggtctgtgaacagtgcacggtgTGCACTGATTGACTGAAAATTATTGACAAGTCAaactttgcggctactgttcattgaacagtagcCATAACATTAAATTTGTGGCTATTGTTCATTTCAACGTGGAGGTTTTCAGTGTTTTCTTGCTGCCACTGTAACTGGGTCCCACGCCCTTCAAAAACGCAAACACAAAAGTTTTCAGTAAACACCCAatccaaacataaccttagtttagacttttaatttttcaaaaaaaaaaaaaaaagtttatactTTTGGATCATCGATCTTTGGGGCTTCTTGTTAAGATAATATGAGTTGgattaaatttcttaaaagttCTTAACGAGTTAGGATAAacctaatttaaaatttttatcttgatATTTTGAAAAGAGTGATTAGTTTTTGTTAGTTCGTCAATAATTTAATTACTATTAGTTTTATTACAAAAGGTTTATAATATGATTGGTGTCTTATCAATAATATAATCAATCTGCAAATATAAGTATTTGTGAAGTGTGAAAGACAAGGGATAGCGTTCAAGTTTttaagagggagtttcacatattaataccaaggaagtcaataccgtACGGAAGCCGTTTCGATTTAGTTagggaaataaaatattttagtaccAGTTGATATCGGTGTACCGTTTCAGAATTACCactaatttgatatatttatatataaaatttaataaatataaatatttatacgttcaatagtaaaaaatattatacttccttaaaaatatttaaaattataaatctatgTCTCGTTTAATATGATAACCTCTAATTGAAATGTTagttaattaaaataagaatattGCTAAGGAtattatttttggcataactttaCGTCACAAAACAAATTGTAATTGGAAAGTTGTATTAAAAGGCGTGTTCCTAGCATTACCTTTAAAATAATACTATACAATCTACTTAGATGATTATGATGTAACTcagcaacaaaagaaaaagaagatgatggTGATATAGATTTGATAGTCATTGGCAGATcacatgtatataaaaaaaaaaaaaaaaagaagtagctCTTTGAAAGCTGTAACTTTAAAATATTAGTACTTTGTTCATGGGGGTGAGTGTCAGGGCACACCACCACACAAAACAAAGGTACCTTgctttttataaaaacaaaagaaagt of Quercus lobata isolate SW786 chromosome 8, ValleyOak3.0 Primary Assembly, whole genome shotgun sequence contains these proteins:
- the LOC115957106 gene encoding uncharacterized protein LOC115957106, with amino-acid sequence MCRAFPITLKDLVRIWSSKLTANSISSFKELSAQFASHFIGGHKYKKSTTCLMNIKQLEDETLRSCITRFNKKALSTDEADDKILVAAITNGLQMGKFLFSLYKNDPKTMSNVLYRATKYMNAEDALLAREKKPKKRERQEDTRQDRGRKMARTGERQDDRRFKPPTEKFTSFTPLTAPIDQVLMQIKDKGALTFPGKLKGDPSKRPRDKYRRFHQDHWHDTADCYDLK